The Bacteroides fragilis NCTC 9343 genome includes the window TACGCTCGAAAAATACGGACGTTTTGAAAGTGAAGCCATGCAAGCACTCTGGAAAAAATTCGATCAGGTGAAAGACAATCCCGAAGAAAGAAACAAGCTTTTCAGAGAAAGAGACCGCCTGGAAGAAAGTGGCGAAGCATTCACAAAAGAAGCAAAAGCACTTATAAAGGAAAGGGAACAACTCTTTCGGAAAAAAGTAATTTGGGAAACGGAACAAGCCTCGCAACACCCTTCGCTGGTGGGACTATTTATCCTGAAAATGAAGGTGGAGAACGCACGGAAAGATGAAGACGTCACACCCTATCTGGAAGCATTTCAAAAAGTGTATGCCTCCCGCTATCCCGAACATCCTTATACCCGGGAAATGCAAATGTTTATCGACAATAACCAACCCAAGACGGGAAACCGTTTCATCGACTTCTCCGCTCCCGACCTGAATGGTAACATGGTTCAGTTGTCCGAACAGATACGGGGAAAAGTGGCTCTGATCGACCTATGGGCTTCCTGGTGTGGTCCGTGCCGTACGACCTCCAAGCAATTGATTCCCATCTACGAAAAATATAAAGACCGTGGATTCACCGTCATCGGCGTCGCACGCGAGCAGAACAGCGATATCCGTATGAGAGAAGCCATACGGAAAGACGGTTATCCCTGGCTGAACCTTATCGAGCTGAATGACGTTCAACAGATCTGGTCAAAATACCGGATACCGAACGCTGCCGGCGGAACTTTCCTCGTGAACGCCCAAGGAATCATTCTTGCCGTGAACCCTACAGCCGAAGAGGTGGAACGTATTCTCCAGAAAGAACTTTAATATCGGTAATTTATGAAACATCTGATTCTTCTTTTTCTCTTTTTTTGTTCTGTATCTTGCAGTAGCAACGCGCAAGAGCAACCTGTCCCTACCTCATCGGCCGACACAATACCCGCACAGAAGATCACCCTCCTCTTTGCAGGCGACCTGATGCAGCATCAGGCACAGATAGACGCAGCCCGGACAGCAACCGGGTACGACTATACAGACTACTTTAAACTGATAAAAGAAGAAATCGGCAAAGCAGACATCGCCATCGGAAATCTGGAGGTAACCCTCGGTGGAAAGCCCTATCGGGGGTATCCGGCCTTCAGTGCTCCCGACGAATATCTGACCGCAATCAAAGATGCCGGCTTCAACGTATTGATAACAGCCAACAATCATTGCCTCGACCGAGGCAAAAAAGGGTTGGAAAGAACCATCCTGATGTTGGATTCCCTACAAATTCCGTATGCCGGCACCTACACCGATAGTACGGCCCGTGCCTCGCGGTATCCGCTCTTGCTGGAACAGAATGGCTTCCGCATTGTCCTGCTCAATTATACATATGGCACTAACGGCATCAAGGTATCTGCCCCCAACATCGTCAATTATATCGATAAGGATATCATGGCCCGGGACATCGAAACTGCCAAAGCATTGAACCCGGATGCATTGATTGCATGTATGCACTGGGGCATCGAATACCAATCGCTGCCCAACAAGGAACAAACATCTCTTGCCGACTGGTTGCTTAGCCGGGGAGTCACCCATGTGATCGGCTCCCATCCACACGTGGTACAGCCCATGGAGTTGCGAACCGATACGCTCAGCGGACAGCAAAATGTGGTGCTTTACTCTTTAGGTAATTTTATTTCGAACATGTCTGCCCGCAAAACAGACGGGGGACTGCTCTTTAAACTCGAATTAACGAAAAACAGTATAGGCACATCTGTCAGCAATTGCGGGTATAGTCTGATATGGACTGCACGCCCCACACTCTCCAAAAAGAAAAATTACGTTTTATACCCGGCAAGCATTCCGACAGACTCTTTATCGGCAGAAGAACGTAACCACCTGAAAATCTTTATTAATGACACCCGGGAACTCTTCCGCAAGCATAACCGCGGAATTAATGAATACATTTTTTGAAGAAAAAAGTTCGCAGAATGTTTGCAGATTCAAAAAGAATCGCTACCTTTGCATCGCATTTGAGAGAGATGCTAACATGGTGGCTGTAGTTCAGTTGGTTAGAGCGTCAGATTGTGGTTCTGAATGTCGTGGGTTCGAGTCCCATCTGCCACCCAACAAAGAGAGGAAATTCATTATTGAATTTCCTCTCTTTGTTTATATAAGGCAATTAAGGATCAACGTAAGTGAAAGACCTGTCTGCCAAAGACACAGGATTATAAAAAATCTGCAGAAGCAGGATCAAAATCCCGCCTCTACAGAAAACTGTAAACCATTAAAACAAAATGCACCTTGTCAGACCACAATTAAAAACGAGGCATA containing:
- a CDS encoding CapA family protein; protein product: MKHLILLFLFFCSVSCSSNAQEQPVPTSSADTIPAQKITLLFAGDLMQHQAQIDAARTATGYDYTDYFKLIKEEIGKADIAIGNLEVTLGGKPYRGYPAFSAPDEYLTAIKDAGFNVLITANNHCLDRGKKGLERTILMLDSLQIPYAGTYTDSTARASRYPLLLEQNGFRIVLLNYTYGTNGIKVSAPNIVNYIDKDIMARDIETAKALNPDALIACMHWGIEYQSLPNKEQTSLADWLLSRGVTHVIGSHPHVVQPMELRTDTLSGQQNVVLYSLGNFISNMSARKTDGGLLFKLELTKNSIGTSVSNCGYSLIWTARPTLSKKKNYVLYPASIPTDSLSAEERNHLKIFINDTRELFRKHNRGINEYIF